In Microbacterium lushaniae, the following are encoded in one genomic region:
- a CDS encoding FAD-binding oxidoreductase, with protein sequence MESATATARILRLRVPGWPGNLPGQHLDLRLTAEDGYQAVRSYSIASFGPGEEVELAVDEVADGEVSPYLVHDVRPGDELEVKGPLGGFFVWHADDPSPVQLIAGGSGIVPLLAMARARAASNSTAPFRLLYSVRSPADAMYRAEVERLDAAGVALTWVFTRSAPDGWTGRVGRVGAEDLRAAAAPVAESPAVFVCGPTGFVEAVASTLVQLGHDPGRVRTERFGGA encoded by the coding sequence GTGGAAAGCGCGACCGCCACCGCGCGCATCCTGCGCCTGCGGGTGCCGGGGTGGCCGGGGAACCTGCCGGGGCAGCACCTGGATCTGCGCCTGACCGCGGAGGACGGCTACCAGGCCGTGCGGTCGTACTCGATCGCGTCGTTCGGGCCCGGTGAGGAGGTCGAGCTGGCCGTCGACGAGGTGGCGGACGGTGAGGTGTCGCCCTATCTCGTCCACGATGTCCGCCCCGGTGACGAGCTGGAGGTGAAGGGGCCGCTCGGCGGGTTCTTCGTGTGGCACGCCGACGACCCCTCGCCGGTGCAGCTGATCGCCGGCGGCTCCGGGATCGTCCCGCTCCTGGCCATGGCCAGGGCGCGGGCGGCGTCGAACTCCACGGCACCGTTCCGCCTGCTGTACTCCGTGCGCTCGCCGGCGGATGCGATGTACCGCGCGGAGGTGGAGCGGCTGGATGCGGCGGGGGTGGCGCTCACGTGGGTCTTCACGCGCAGCGCCCCGGACGGGTGGACGGGCCGGGTGGGCCGCGTCGGGGCCGAGGACCTCCGCGCCGCGGCTGCACCCGTGGCGGAATCGCCCGCGGTGTTCGTGTGCGGTCCGACGGGCTTCGTCGAGGCCGTCGCATCCACCCTCGTGCAGCTCGGCCACGACCCGGGCCGCGTGCGGACCGAACGATTCGGAGGTGCATGA
- a CDS encoding DUF6510 family protein: MMVGSDPPGPVRVVDGNALAGMLAGALAVDATSLPLTCGHCGARFVLAQTVVEREPASALVRCRSCTHTLLTLAEEPDGLVVRMGTMELRFPR; encoded by the coding sequence ATGATGGTCGGATCCGATCCCCCGGGCCCCGTGCGGGTGGTGGACGGCAACGCCCTGGCCGGAATGCTCGCCGGCGCCCTCGCCGTGGATGCGACGTCGCTGCCGCTCACGTGCGGGCACTGCGGTGCCCGGTTCGTGCTGGCTCAGACCGTGGTGGAACGGGAGCCCGCGTCCGCGCTCGTGCGGTGCCGATCGTGCACGCACACGCTCCTGACCCTCGCCGAGGAGCCCGATGGGCTCGTCGTGCGGATGGGCACCATGGAGCTGCGCTTCCCCCGCTGA
- a CDS encoding NAD(P)/FAD-dependent oxidoreductase codes for MPRILIVGGGYAGFYTAWKLEKQLRRGEAEVTIVDPLPYMTYQPFLPEVAAGSIEPRHAVVALRRHLRRTTVIAAKVTGIDHAHKVATITPIAGEPWQQEYDQIVVTAGAVSRTFPIPGIAENAIGLKTIEEAVAVRDLLLSNFDKASVLPPGPARERLLTVVVVGGGFAGIEAFAELRSFASALLKRYPQLSFDETHFHLIEAMGRIMPEVSLKTSEWVLKDLAKRGAYVHLDTQVTGAVGGNVELSSGETIPTDIIVWTAGVMANPTVVRGGDLPVEERGRIRTRPDLRVGTAEEIVHGAWAAGDVSAVPDLTGGGVGGYCVPNAQHAVRQGKLLAKNITAVLRGEEPKEYYHKNLGAVAGLGLYNGVFQSGKIAIKGFLAWIAHRGYHGLAMPTWERKWRVLWGWWNNLWLGRDIVNLEAVQTPRRVFEEFAARPRPAQAPAVEESKPAAKSAASEKVAAQG; via the coding sequence GTGCCCAGAATCCTCATCGTCGGTGGCGGATACGCGGGTTTCTACACCGCGTGGAAGCTCGAGAAGCAGCTCCGACGCGGCGAAGCAGAGGTCACGATCGTCGACCCGCTGCCGTACATGACGTACCAGCCGTTCCTCCCCGAGGTCGCCGCCGGCTCGATCGAGCCGCGCCATGCCGTCGTGGCCCTGCGCCGCCACTTGCGGCGGACCACCGTGATCGCGGCGAAGGTGACCGGCATCGACCACGCCCACAAGGTCGCCACCATCACGCCGATCGCGGGCGAGCCGTGGCAGCAGGAGTACGACCAGATCGTCGTGACCGCCGGTGCCGTCTCCCGCACCTTCCCGATTCCCGGCATCGCCGAGAACGCCATCGGGCTCAAGACGATCGAAGAGGCCGTCGCCGTCCGCGACCTCCTCCTGTCGAACTTCGACAAGGCATCCGTGCTTCCTCCCGGTCCCGCGCGCGAGCGCCTCCTGACGGTCGTGGTCGTCGGCGGCGGGTTCGCCGGCATCGAGGCGTTCGCCGAACTGCGTTCGTTCGCCTCGGCCCTGCTGAAGCGCTATCCGCAGCTCTCCTTCGACGAGACGCACTTCCACCTCATCGAGGCCATGGGCCGGATCATGCCCGAGGTGTCGCTGAAGACGAGCGAGTGGGTGCTCAAGGACCTCGCCAAGCGCGGCGCCTACGTGCACCTGGACACGCAGGTCACCGGCGCCGTCGGCGGCAACGTCGAGCTCTCCTCGGGTGAGACGATCCCCACCGACATCATCGTGTGGACCGCGGGCGTCATGGCCAACCCCACCGTCGTGCGCGGCGGCGACCTGCCCGTCGAGGAGCGCGGACGCATCCGTACGCGGCCCGACCTGCGCGTGGGCACCGCCGAGGAGATCGTCCACGGCGCCTGGGCGGCCGGCGACGTGTCGGCCGTGCCCGACCTGACCGGCGGGGGAGTGGGCGGATACTGCGTCCCCAACGCCCAGCACGCGGTGCGCCAGGGCAAGCTGCTCGCCAAGAACATCACCGCCGTGCTGCGCGGCGAGGAGCCCAAGGAGTACTACCACAAGAACCTCGGCGCCGTCGCGGGCCTGGGCCTGTACAACGGTGTCTTCCAGTCGGGCAAGATCGCGATCAAGGGCTTCCTCGCGTGGATCGCCCACCGCGGCTACCACGGTCTGGCGATGCCGACGTGGGAACGCAAGTGGCGCGTCCTGTGGGGCTGGTGGAACAACCTCTGGCTCGGCCGCGACATCGTGAACCTCGAGGCCGTGCAGACCCCGCGTCGCGTGTTCGAGGAGTTCGCCGCGCGTCCGCGTCCGGCGCAGGCCCCGGCCGTCGAAGAGAGCAAGCCCGCCGCGAAGTCCGCCGCGAGCGAGAAAGTCGCCGCGCAGGGCTGA
- a CDS encoding S8 family serine peptidase — protein MRRLWAAAAALAVAGSLTGAAVVPEDPTDPVRAGEYWLDQYGVREAWQTTRGAGVRIAVIDTGVGRGPVEFSGVVDGTDMSELGSPDGRTPIGGMNANHGSWVASLAGARGTGEGRGMIGVAPEAEILSISIDIAGREVPVRDQIAEAIRWSVDNGAHVINMSLTTNTLDWDPSWDEAFSYAFDNDVVIVVAAGNRGSGTTRVGAPATIPGVLTVGGVDPSGTASVDASTQGITIGVSAPSERLMGVSADGTLVQWNGTSGAAPIVAGIVALVRAAHPGLDADNVLNRIISTATPAAGATSRPDLLYGYGLVNAAAAVTAPVPAVSANPMGDLAEWIRLYRRADADPVPQPTSGPIEVPPLPAAEAATEPANPLLPTEDSLRYGSLPLAAGTIASIMVVLGFTAAAQRIRLARESRTPSHPPT, from the coding sequence ATGAGACGCCTGTGGGCCGCCGCCGCGGCGCTCGCCGTCGCCGGCAGCCTGACGGGGGCGGCCGTCGTCCCCGAAGACCCGACCGATCCGGTGCGGGCGGGGGAGTACTGGCTCGACCAGTACGGCGTGCGCGAAGCGTGGCAGACCACGCGCGGCGCGGGCGTGCGCATCGCCGTGATCGACACCGGGGTGGGCCGGGGCCCCGTCGAGTTCTCCGGGGTCGTGGACGGCACGGACATGTCGGAGCTGGGCAGCCCCGACGGGCGCACGCCCATCGGCGGCATGAACGCCAACCACGGCAGCTGGGTCGCTTCGCTGGCGGGTGCGCGCGGCACCGGCGAAGGGCGGGGGATGATCGGGGTGGCCCCCGAGGCGGAGATCCTGTCGATCTCGATCGACATCGCCGGGCGCGAGGTGCCGGTCCGCGACCAGATCGCGGAGGCGATCCGCTGGTCGGTGGACAACGGCGCGCACGTCATCAACATGTCGCTCACCACCAACACCCTCGATTGGGATCCGTCGTGGGATGAGGCGTTCTCCTACGCGTTCGACAACGACGTCGTGATCGTCGTCGCGGCCGGAAACCGCGGCAGTGGGACGACCCGCGTGGGTGCGCCGGCCACCATTCCCGGCGTGCTCACCGTGGGCGGCGTCGACCCCTCCGGCACCGCCAGCGTGGACGCATCCACGCAGGGCATCACGATCGGGGTCTCCGCTCCCAGCGAGCGGCTCATGGGTGTCTCGGCCGACGGCACGCTCGTGCAGTGGAACGGCACGAGCGGCGCCGCGCCGATCGTCGCGGGCATCGTGGCCCTCGTCCGCGCGGCCCACCCTGGCCTGGACGCGGACAACGTGCTGAACCGCATCATCAGCACCGCCACGCCGGCCGCCGGGGCCACCTCGCGCCCGGATCTGCTGTACGGATACGGCCTCGTCAACGCCGCAGCGGCGGTCACGGCGCCGGTGCCGGCGGTGTCGGCGAATCCGATGGGCGACCTCGCCGAGTGGATCCGGCTCTACCGGCGCGCCGACGCGGATCCCGTGCCCCAGCCCACGAGCGGACCGATCGAGGTGCCCCCGCTGCCGGCCGCGGAGGCGGCCACCGAACCCGCCAATCCGCTCCTGCCGACCGAGGACTCGCTGCGATACGGCAGCCTCCCGCTCGCCGCGGGCACCATCGCGTCTATAATGGTCGTGCTCGGCTTCACCGCTGCTGCCCAGCGCATCCGATTGGCACGCGAGTCTCGCACGCCGAGCCACCCACCCACCTAG
- a CDS encoding DUF501 domain-containing protein: protein MSTPTLPPASDADLAVLHEQLGRPARDVVGIAARCVCGNPVVVATAPRLTDGSPFPTFYYLSHPGATAAMSGLEAEHVMREFAEELDEDEELRAAYQRAHEAYLRDRAAYGEPAEIAGISAGGMPTRVKCLHALAGHALAAGPGVNPIGDRALERAGWSLQRCTCTNPGASG from the coding sequence ATGAGCACGCCGACCCTGCCGCCCGCCAGCGACGCCGATCTCGCGGTCCTGCACGAACAGCTCGGTCGGCCCGCTCGCGACGTCGTCGGCATCGCCGCGCGTTGCGTGTGCGGCAACCCCGTCGTCGTGGCCACGGCGCCGCGCCTGACCGACGGATCGCCGTTCCCGACCTTCTACTACCTCAGCCACCCCGGTGCGACCGCGGCGATGTCGGGGCTGGAGGCGGAGCACGTCATGCGCGAGTTCGCGGAGGAGCTCGACGAGGACGAAGAGCTGCGGGCCGCGTATCAGCGGGCCCACGAGGCCTATCTGCGCGACCGGGCCGCCTACGGCGAACCCGCCGAGATCGCCGGGATCTCGGCGGGCGGCATGCCCACGCGCGTGAAGTGCCTGCACGCCCTCGCCGGCCACGCGCTGGCGGCAGGCCCGGGTGTGAACCCGATCGGAGACAGGGCGCTCGAGCGCGCCGGATGGTCGCTGCAGCGGTGCACGTGCACGAATCCGGGAGCGTCGGGATGA
- a CDS encoding septum formation initiator family protein: MPAGPASPSRTSGRDRVDVRGWLGGIRLSGFMVIMLGLVVLAALVLAPTVGTYLDQRQQIAALQEAVALSEQEVADLEAQRERWTDPAYITTQARERLYYVRPGEVVYLVDNDLPAAQVPQEEDEVSDEVAVTRTDWMSQLVRSVATAGLARTAAPTIGVPAPPVP, translated from the coding sequence GTGCCCGCAGGACCGGCCTCCCCCTCTCGCACGTCCGGACGCGACCGCGTCGACGTCCGCGGATGGCTCGGCGGCATCCGCCTGTCCGGCTTCATGGTCATCATGCTCGGACTGGTCGTGCTGGCGGCCCTCGTCCTGGCGCCCACCGTGGGCACCTACCTCGATCAGCGCCAGCAGATCGCGGCGCTGCAGGAGGCGGTGGCGTTGAGCGAACAGGAGGTCGCCGACCTCGAGGCGCAGCGCGAGCGGTGGACCGACCCCGCGTACATCACGACCCAGGCCCGTGAGCGCCTGTACTACGTGCGCCCGGGCGAAGTGGTGTACCTCGTGGACAATGACCTGCCCGCCGCGCAGGTGCCGCAGGAGGAGGACGAAGTCAGCGACGAGGTCGCCGTGACACGCACCGATTGGATGTCGCAGCTCGTGCGCTCGGTGGCCACGGCCGGGCTCGCCCGCACCGCGGCGCCGACGATCGGCGTCCCCGCGCCGCCGGTTCCGTGA
- the eno gene encoding phosphopyruvate hydratase, which produces MALIEAVNAREILDSRGNPTVEVEVLLDDGIVQRAAVPSGASTGAFEAYELRDGDKSRYGGKGVLKAVAAVIDELGPAIEGVEASEQRIVDEILIETDGTENKSRAGANAILGVSLAVAKAAADSADLPLFRYLGGPNAHLLPVPLFNVINGGEHADNGIDMQEFFLAPIGASSFAESLRWGAEVYHVLKGELKAAGYATGLGDEGGFAPDLPSNREGLEFLVRAIEKAGFTPGSEIALGLDVAATEFFNDGVYRLDNRDWTADQLTDYYIELVDAFPIVTIEDALAEDDWENWTALTEKLGKRVQLVGDDLFVTNPQRLADGIARGAANSLLVKVNQIGTLSETLDAIDLAHRSGYTTMLSHRSGETEDTTIADLAVAVNSGQIKSGAPARSERVAKYNQLLRIEEELGDAAEFAGSSAFPRYSA; this is translated from the coding sequence GTGGCACTTATCGAGGCTGTCAACGCGCGCGAGATCTTGGACTCGCGTGGAAACCCGACCGTCGAGGTGGAGGTGCTGCTGGATGACGGCATCGTCCAGCGCGCGGCCGTCCCTTCCGGCGCATCCACCGGTGCCTTCGAGGCCTACGAGCTGCGCGACGGGGACAAGAGCCGCTACGGCGGGAAGGGCGTGCTGAAGGCCGTCGCCGCCGTCATCGACGAGCTCGGCCCCGCGATCGAGGGCGTCGAGGCGAGCGAGCAGCGCATCGTCGACGAGATCCTCATCGAGACCGACGGCACCGAGAACAAGTCGCGCGCCGGCGCGAACGCGATCCTGGGCGTGAGCCTCGCGGTGGCCAAGGCCGCCGCCGACAGCGCCGATCTGCCGCTGTTCCGCTACCTGGGCGGACCCAACGCGCATCTGCTGCCCGTGCCCCTGTTCAACGTCATCAACGGCGGCGAGCACGCTGACAACGGCATCGACATGCAGGAGTTCTTCCTCGCCCCCATCGGCGCGTCGAGCTTCGCGGAGTCGCTGCGCTGGGGCGCGGAGGTCTATCACGTGCTCAAGGGCGAGCTGAAGGCCGCCGGCTACGCCACGGGCCTGGGGGATGAGGGCGGCTTCGCCCCCGACCTGCCCAGCAACCGCGAGGGGCTGGAATTCCTCGTCCGCGCGATCGAGAAGGCCGGCTTCACGCCGGGCAGCGAGATCGCGCTGGGCCTGGATGTCGCGGCCACCGAGTTCTTCAACGACGGCGTGTACCGCCTGGACAACCGCGACTGGACCGCCGACCAGCTCACCGACTACTACATCGAGCTCGTCGACGCCTTCCCCATCGTCACGATCGAGGACGCCCTCGCCGAGGACGACTGGGAGAACTGGACCGCGCTGACCGAGAAGCTCGGCAAGCGCGTCCAGCTCGTCGGCGACGACCTGTTCGTCACCAACCCGCAGCGCCTTGCCGACGGCATCGCCCGCGGCGCGGCGAACTCGCTGCTGGTCAAGGTGAACCAGATCGGCACGCTCTCGGAGACCCTGGACGCGATCGACCTGGCCCACCGTTCGGGCTACACCACGATGCTCTCGCACCGCTCCGGCGAGACCGAGGACACCACCATCGCCGACCTGGCGGTCGCCGTGAACTCGGGGCAGATCAAGAGCGGCGCGCCCGCGCGCAGCGAGCGGGTCGCGAAATACAATCAGCTTCTGCGCATCGAAGAGGAGCTGGGCGACGCGGCGGAGTTCGCGGGCAGCTCCGCCTTCCCGCGCTACAGCGCGTAA
- a CDS encoding O-methyltransferase yields MAEPTPEAWRALDAYLSDTLVGHDPDLEAAIETQEDAGLPAIEVAPLNGKFLHLLARISGARRVLEIGTLGGYSTIWLARALPEGGRVVSIEAEPYNAGIARANLQRAGVDDRVEIREGRASDVLPTLAGEEPFDLVFIDADKESNTIYLDWAARLGHPGTIVVVDNIGRSGEVADPHSTNRQVVGTQRGLEMLGTDPRFDATALQTLDRKGWDGVALAIVTDAAH; encoded by the coding sequence ATGGCCGAACCCACGCCCGAGGCTTGGCGCGCCCTCGACGCCTACCTCTCCGACACCCTCGTCGGACACGATCCCGACCTGGAAGCAGCCATCGAGACGCAGGAGGATGCCGGCCTGCCCGCCATCGAAGTCGCTCCGCTGAACGGCAAATTCCTGCACCTGCTCGCGCGCATCAGCGGCGCCCGGCGCGTGCTGGAGATCGGCACCCTCGGCGGGTACTCCACGATCTGGCTCGCGCGCGCCCTGCCCGAGGGCGGACGCGTGGTGTCGATCGAGGCCGAGCCCTACAACGCCGGCATCGCGCGCGCCAACCTCCAACGCGCCGGGGTGGACGACCGCGTCGAGATCCGGGAGGGCCGCGCCTCCGACGTGCTGCCCACCCTCGCCGGCGAGGAGCCGTTCGACCTGGTCTTCATCGACGCCGACAAAGAGTCCAACACGATCTACCTCGACTGGGCGGCGCGCCTCGGGCACCCGGGGACGATCGTGGTCGTGGACAACATCGGCCGATCCGGCGAGGTCGCCGACCCGCACAGCACGAATCGGCAGGTGGTCGGCACGCAACGCGGGCTGGAGATGCTGGGGACCGACCCGCGCTTCGACGCGACTGCCCTGCAGACCCTCGATCGCAAAGGCTGGGACGGTGTCGCCCTCGCGATCGTCACGGATGCGGCGCACTGA
- a CDS encoding AraC family transcriptional regulator, whose amino-acid sequence MADRTRGVLFPERLPRLDRVAPGEAAGAVSWFWVPQWDLPPGVVSRQPLLAYPAANLVVQDGQVHLWGATTRVGERVLQGSGWAVGALLRPAALAVLSDAPSALVDDSREVDEPDLVRAVTMAMPDVPAACSAMAAWLIDRVGAPEGERALANDMVDLLSSDPAVLRVEDAARRLRVSVRTLQRLAHRTVGLSPAAIIRRRRLQEAAARIREDPAVPLAQVAVDAGYADQAHLARDFRTVLAMAPSDYRRTRAPRERG is encoded by the coding sequence ATGGCCGACCGCACCCGTGGCGTGCTCTTCCCCGAGCGCCTCCCGCGCCTGGATCGCGTGGCGCCCGGAGAAGCCGCGGGGGCGGTGTCGTGGTTCTGGGTGCCGCAGTGGGACCTGCCCCCCGGAGTGGTCTCCCGGCAGCCGCTCCTCGCCTACCCTGCGGCCAACCTCGTGGTCCAGGACGGTCAGGTGCACCTGTGGGGCGCCACCACGCGCGTGGGGGAGCGGGTGCTGCAGGGAAGCGGATGGGCCGTGGGGGCGCTGCTGCGCCCCGCCGCACTCGCCGTGCTCAGCGACGCGCCGAGCGCGCTGGTGGACGATTCCCGGGAAGTGGACGAACCGGACCTCGTGCGCGCGGTCACCATGGCCATGCCGGATGTGCCCGCCGCCTGCTCCGCGATGGCGGCGTGGCTGATCGACCGGGTCGGCGCCCCCGAGGGGGAGCGGGCGCTGGCCAACGACATGGTCGATCTGCTCTCCTCCGATCCCGCCGTCCTGCGCGTGGAGGATGCGGCACGGCGCCTGCGGGTGTCGGTGCGGACCCTGCAGCGGCTGGCGCACCGGACTGTGGGGCTGTCGCCGGCGGCGATCATCCGCCGTCGGCGCCTGCAGGAGGCCGCCGCGCGAATCCGGGAAGACCCCGCCGTGCCGCTCGCGCAGGTCGCCGTCGACGCCGGGTATGCCGATCAGGCCCACCTCGCACGGGACTTCCGCACGGTGCTCGCAATGGCGCCCTCGGACTATCGGCGCACGCGTGCACCGCGGGAGCGCGGTTGA
- a CDS encoding VOC family protein — MTTTDTRGVTGAHTTDGRPNTATALTPFLAVPRARDALEFYRDVFGARVTDVTEFDGVVAHAGLDFGIGLLQVGEPTPHYGTVPPPDGDAACYSMGLYVADVDAVVARARAAGAILREEPSTFVSGDRFASIRDPFGVRWSILSRVEDLTEEESARRVAEWAASGGAG, encoded by the coding sequence ATGACCACGACAGACACCCGCGGCGTCACCGGCGCCCACACCACGGACGGCCGCCCGAACACCGCCACGGCCCTCACGCCCTTCCTCGCCGTGCCGCGCGCCAGGGACGCGCTGGAGTTCTACCGCGACGTCTTCGGCGCACGTGTCACCGACGTCACCGAGTTCGACGGGGTCGTCGCGCACGCCGGCCTGGACTTCGGGATCGGCCTGCTCCAGGTGGGTGAGCCCACACCGCACTACGGCACGGTGCCTCCGCCCGACGGTGACGCCGCGTGCTATTCGATGGGCCTCTACGTCGCCGACGTCGACGCGGTCGTTGCCCGGGCCCGCGCTGCGGGAGCGATCCTCCGTGAGGAGCCGTCGACGTTCGTCTCCGGAGACCGGTTCGCCAGCATCCGCGATCCGTTCGGAGTGCGCTGGTCGATCTTGAGCCGCGTGGAAGACCTCACCGAGGAGGAGAGCGCCCGTCGCGTCGCGGAATGGGCCGCCTCGGGCGGGGCCGGCTGA
- the hisS gene encoding histidine--tRNA ligase encodes MRDFLPADKARRERVLAVIRERYRAHGFDEIETPVLEEYARLHSGIGGDNEKLAFNVLKRGLDADAIRAAADDPAALTDLGLRYDLTVPLARFYASHRGELPTVFRAIQIAPVWRAERPQKGRYRQFMQCDIDIIGDGTGRAEAELLVASLDTLDALGLTGGTIRVNDRRALEWMLASFGFTEQERPGVLITIDKLDKIGPTGVADELRERGATPSAVDAFAAFLQRPQTLEHHPYGERQIRKALPQGAPDDVVASLVALGDAVAAARTDAEVPLQFDPFLVRGMGYYTGTIFELAHPSVSYSLGGGGRYDGMIGRFLGQDVPAVGFSIGFERIVDLVAGREEAASTAIVLVHDRDVPVAELVALKAALVADGRRVRLEQRTKNLKALLERAAADGYTAFAAVSAGATVGGLDIRPLS; translated from the coding sequence ATGCGCGACTTCCTGCCCGCCGACAAGGCCCGCCGCGAGCGCGTGCTCGCCGTCATCCGCGAGCGCTACCGCGCGCACGGGTTCGACGAGATCGAGACGCCCGTGCTCGAGGAGTACGCGCGGCTGCACTCCGGCATCGGCGGCGACAACGAGAAGCTCGCCTTCAACGTGCTCAAGCGCGGGCTCGACGCCGACGCCATCCGCGCGGCCGCCGACGACCCCGCCGCCCTCACCGACCTCGGGCTCCGCTACGACCTCACCGTGCCCCTGGCGCGCTTCTACGCCAGCCACCGCGGTGAGCTGCCGACGGTCTTCCGCGCGATCCAGATCGCCCCGGTGTGGCGTGCCGAACGGCCGCAGAAGGGTCGCTACCGGCAGTTCATGCAGTGCGACATCGACATCATCGGCGACGGCACCGGCCGTGCCGAGGCCGAACTGCTGGTGGCGAGCCTGGACACCCTCGACGCCCTGGGCCTGACGGGCGGCACGATCCGCGTCAACGACCGCCGGGCGCTGGAGTGGATGCTGGCCAGCTTCGGGTTCACCGAACAGGAGCGCCCTGGCGTGCTGATCACGATCGACAAGCTCGACAAGATCGGCCCGACCGGGGTCGCCGACGAACTCCGCGAGCGCGGCGCCACCCCCTCCGCCGTCGACGCGTTCGCGGCGTTCCTCCAGCGTCCGCAGACGCTCGAGCACCACCCGTACGGCGAGCGGCAGATCCGCAAAGCCCTTCCGCAGGGCGCGCCCGATGACGTCGTCGCCTCCCTCGTCGCCCTGGGCGATGCGGTCGCCGCCGCGCGAACGGATGCCGAAGTGCCGCTGCAGTTCGACCCGTTCCTGGTGCGCGGCATGGGGTACTACACCGGCACGATCTTCGAGCTCGCCCACCCCTCGGTGTCGTACTCGCTGGGTGGCGGCGGCCGTTACGACGGCATGATCGGCCGGTTCCTCGGCCAGGACGTGCCCGCCGTGGGCTTCTCGATCGGATTCGAGCGCATCGTCGACCTCGTCGCCGGGCGCGAGGAGGCCGCATCCACTGCCATCGTCCTCGTGCACGACCGTGACGTGCCGGTCGCCGAGCTCGTCGCGCTCAAGGCCGCGCTCGTGGCCGACGGGCGGCGCGTGCGCCTGGAGCAGCGCACCAAGAACCTCAAGGCGCTGCTGGAGCGCGCCGCCGCCGACGGCTACACGGCCTTCGCGGCGGTCTCGGCGGGTGCCACCGTGGGCGGGCTGGACATCCGGCCGCTGTCCTGA
- a CDS encoding MazG family protein, which yields MALPEDHADGAPVDPLREAAETMRAVRDRCVWTQQIDHRALVPYLVEESAEVIDAVEAGSADELREELGDLLWQVLFHAEIASRDAAHPFGIDDVARGLTEKMVRRHPHVFGDAVATTPEEVLVHWNAAKAAEKRERTSVLDGVSSHMPSLALAQKLLGKAAPLGLHPVRHHSPAETPGGAGGLGRDVVSHPTSEAELGDALLGLVGLARAQGWDAERALRERLRMLTAEVRAAEQAQRDLEE from the coding sequence ATGGCACTACCGGAAGATCACGCGGACGGCGCACCCGTAGACCCGCTGCGCGAGGCGGCAGAGACGATGCGGGCCGTGCGCGACCGCTGCGTGTGGACCCAGCAGATCGATCACCGCGCCCTCGTGCCGTATCTGGTGGAGGAGAGCGCAGAGGTCATCGACGCGGTGGAGGCCGGATCTGCCGACGAACTGCGTGAGGAGCTCGGCGATCTGCTGTGGCAGGTGCTGTTCCACGCCGAGATCGCCTCGCGGGATGCGGCGCATCCCTTCGGCATCGACGACGTGGCGCGCGGGCTGACGGAGAAGATGGTGCGGCGGCATCCGCACGTCTTCGGCGACGCCGTGGCGACCACGCCCGAGGAGGTGCTCGTGCACTGGAACGCCGCCAAGGCGGCCGAGAAGCGCGAGCGCACGAGCGTGCTGGACGGGGTCTCGTCGCACATGCCGTCGCTCGCGCTCGCGCAGAAGCTGCTCGGCAAGGCCGCGCCGCTGGGCCTCCACCCCGTGAGACACCACTCTCCGGCTGAAACACCGGGCGGCGCCGGGGGTCTCGGCCGGGATGTGGTGTCTCACCCGACGAGCGAGGCGGAGCTCGGCGACGCGCTGCTCGGGCTGGTCGGCCTGGCGCGCGCGCAGGGATGGGACGCGGAGCGGGCGCTGCGCGAACGGCTCCGGATGCTGACGGCCGAGGTGCGCGCGGCCGAGCAGGCGCAGCGCGACCTGGAAGAATGA